A stretch of DNA from Vibrio gallaecicus:
GTTGAGTTCGACCAAGCTCTAGTAATTATCGAATAATAGAGAACACTCATTATGTTAGATAAATTAGTAATTGCGAACCGTGGTGAAATTGCACTGCGTATTTTGCGTGCCTGTAAAGAGCTTGGCATTAAGACCGTTGCTGTTCATTCAACAGCTGACCGCGATCTTAAGCACGTACTTCTTGCAGACGAAACAATTTGTATTGGTCCTGCTCGCGGTATCGACAGCTACCTAAACATCCCTCGCATTATTAGCGCAGCGGAAGTAACGGGTGCAGTTGCGGTACACCCAGGCTACGGTTTCCTATCTGAAAACGCTGATTTTGCTGAACAAGTAGAACGTAGCGGTTTCATCTTTGTTGGCCCTAAAGCGGAAACTATCCGTATGATGGGTGACAAAGTATCGGCTATCACTTCAATGAAGAAAGCTGGTGTACCTTGTGTTCCTGGTTCAGATGGTCCACTAGATGATGATGAAGCGAAAAACAAAGCTCACGCTAAGCGTATTGGCTTCCCAGTAATCATCAAGGCTTCTGGCGGCGGCGGCGGTCGTGGTATGCGTGTTGTTCGTTCTGAAGCGGAACTGACAGAAGCTATCGCGATGACTCGTGCTGAAGCAAAAGCTTGCTTCAATAACGATATGGTTTACATGGAAAAATTCCTTGAAAATCCTCGTCATATTGAAGTTCAAGTTCTTGCAGATGGTCAAGGTAATGCTATCCATCTTGGTGAACGTGACTGCTCAATGCAACGTCGTCACCAGAAAGTTGTGGAAGAAGCACCAGCGCCAGGCATCACTGAAGAAATGCGTAAATATATCGGTGACCGCTGTACTCGAGCATGTCTTGAAATTGACTACCGCGGTGCAGGTACATTTGAATTCCTATACGAGAACGGTGAGTTCTACTTCATCGAAATGAACACTCGTATCCAGGTTGAGCACACGATTACTGAAATGGTAACAGGTATCGACCTAGTGAAAGAGCAACTTCGCATCGCTGCGGGTCAGCCTCTATCATTCACACAGGATGATATTAAGCTGCGCGGTCACTCAATCGAATGTCGTATCAACGCGGAAGATCCAGTTCGTTTCCTACCATCTCCAGGTAAGATTGAACGCTTCCACGCTCCAGGCGGCATGGGTGTTCGTTGGGAATCTCATATTTACACTGGTTACACAGTGCCACCACACTACGATTCAATGATTGGTAAGCTGATCACTTACGGTGAGAACCGTGATGTCGCTATCGCTCGTATGAAGAACGCATTGGGTGAGATGATTGTTGAAGGTATTAACGTTAATACTGAACTTCAACAGGCTATTATGAACGACGAAAACTTCCAACATGGTGGTGCAAACATCCACTACCTTGAGAAGAAGCTTGGTCTGCAATAGAAATCAGCCTTCAGTAACGTGTTCCCTATAGAATACTAAAAATGCTCACTTCGGTGAGCATTTTTGTTTTTATCGGTCCGAAAAATTCAATCGATATTCCCCTATTTTATCGTTGGTGTTTTCGTGAACTTGCTCATAATTTCTGCTAGACTCGCCATCCAAATTTTATCACATAGAAGATGCAGCCATGCCTTGGATTCAAATCAAGCTCAATGCAACCAATGAAAATGCCGAAACAATTGGCGATATGTTAATGGAAGAGACTGGCGCTCTTTCTGTAACTTTCCTTGATGCTAAAGATAATCCTGTATTTGAACCTCTGCCGGGTGAAACTCGACTTTGGGGTGACTGTGACATTCTCGCTTTATATGATGCAGAGGTTGATACAGGGCTTGTTATCCAGCAGATAAAAGCCAGTGGTATGTTCCCTGCTGATTTCGCTTACAAAGTTGAACAGCTAGAAGATAAAGATTGGGAACGAGAGTGGATGGATAACTTCCACCCAATGCAGTTTGGCGAACGACTATGGATTTGCCCAAGCTGGCGTGACGTTCCAGATCCAACAGCTGTCAATGTTCTACTAGACCCTGGTCTTGCATTTGGTACTGGTACACATGCTACTACCGCACTTTGCCTTGAATGGTTAGAAAGCATCGACTTAACAGGTAAGACCGTTATCGACTTTGGTTGCGGCTCTGGCATTTTAGCGATCGCTGCGATCAAACTGGGCGCAGAAAAAGTAGTTGGGATCGACATTGATCCTCAAGCTTTAGTCGCTTCTAAAGATAATGCCGAGCGTAATGGTGTTGTCGATCAACTTGAAGTGTATATGCCTCAAGATCAACCTGAAGGCTTAATCGCAGACGTGGTCGTAGCAAACATTTTAGCTGCACCTCTTCGTGAACTATCAGGCATCATCAAAGGTCTCGTTAAACCAAACGGACAACTGGCAATGTCGGGTGTTTTAGATACACAAGCGGAAGATGTTGCGAACTATTATCGTGACGAGCTTCACATTGATCCGATAGCTTCTCAAACTGAGTGGTGCCGAATCTCTGGTCGCAAGCA
This window harbors:
- the accC gene encoding acetyl-CoA carboxylase biotin carboxylase subunit, giving the protein MLDKLVIANRGEIALRILRACKELGIKTVAVHSTADRDLKHVLLADETICIGPARGIDSYLNIPRIISAAEVTGAVAVHPGYGFLSENADFAEQVERSGFIFVGPKAETIRMMGDKVSAITSMKKAGVPCVPGSDGPLDDDEAKNKAHAKRIGFPVIIKASGGGGGRGMRVVRSEAELTEAIAMTRAEAKACFNNDMVYMEKFLENPRHIEVQVLADGQGNAIHLGERDCSMQRRHQKVVEEAPAPGITEEMRKYIGDRCTRACLEIDYRGAGTFEFLYENGEFYFIEMNTRIQVEHTITEMVTGIDLVKEQLRIAAGQPLSFTQDDIKLRGHSIECRINAEDPVRFLPSPGKIERFHAPGGMGVRWESHIYTGYTVPPHYDSMIGKLITYGENRDVAIARMKNALGEMIVEGINVNTELQQAIMNDENFQHGGANIHYLEKKLGLQ
- the prmA gene encoding 50S ribosomal protein L11 methyltransferase, producing MPWIQIKLNATNENAETIGDMLMEETGALSVTFLDAKDNPVFEPLPGETRLWGDCDILALYDAEVDTGLVIQQIKASGMFPADFAYKVEQLEDKDWEREWMDNFHPMQFGERLWICPSWRDVPDPTAVNVLLDPGLAFGTGTHATTALCLEWLESIDLTGKTVIDFGCGSGILAIAAIKLGAEKVVGIDIDPQALVASKDNAERNGVVDQLEVYMPQDQPEGLIADVVVANILAAPLRELSGIIKGLVKPNGQLAMSGVLDTQAEDVANYYRDELHIDPIASQTEWCRISGRKQG